A window of the Miscanthus floridulus cultivar M001 chromosome 14, ASM1932011v1, whole genome shotgun sequence genome harbors these coding sequences:
- the LOC136502725 gene encoding disease resistance protein RGA2-like: protein MEAANWLLGQVLNKLSDDLVKAYVSSTELGLDLDKIEREMLYTRALLDEVQGRDFTNKPALQGLLEKLGKKADEAEDALDELHYFIILDKLDGTQEATPDLGGGLGAKAQHARHAARHTSGNCLSCFSCCRSKDDVAAAMSVDHGGHVEKLPFNRVEMSNKIKQLIEELHYNCTPVSDLLKIVSGSNPQPHMPAFTKRPDTSSQITQEKLFGRDAIFQKTIEEIISVTQSGKTLSVLPIVGPGGIGKTTFTQHLVSDLRIKECFPDINVWICVSTNFDVLNLTKEILSCLSSTENGGNKIPNETTANLDQLQKSIAERLKSKRFLLVLDDIWECSSTEEWEKLLAPLKKDETSGNMILVTTRFPKIVEMVTKGTNPIDLRGLDPDEFWKFFQICAFGRIQDEHGDRELIGIAKQIADKLKCSPLAAKTVGRLLIKKPFQEHWMKILDNKEWLEENHDNDIIPALKISYDYLPFHLKKCFSCFSLFPDDYKFQKLEIICFWDSIGIIDCTRKNKKTEDIGSNYLDELLDNGFLIKGDDNLYVMHDLLHDLSRTVSLEECAYISCSSFDANEIPKTVRYLSIFMHDTLIQNFDEDMGKLKERIDIKNLRSLMIFGEYSRLRLVNILRDTFKEIRGLRVLSISVNSHSSLPHNFSNLVHLRYLKLISPYDSEVSLPSTVSRFYHLKFLDVNRWGSGCSLPKDISRLENLRHFVASENFHSNVPEVGKMKFLQELKEFHVKKESFGFELGELGKLEELGGVLNIHGLENVTTRQEAKEAKLMAKRNLVELGLLWNEKQESTGDDILDSIQPHSYIRRFRIVNHGGVVGPSWLCSNIIYMKNLETLHLESVSWANLPPIGQLYHLRKLKLKKITGISHIGPDFFGGTTEKSFTHLEEVEFHDLPELVEWVGGANCHLFSRLEKISCTDCPMLTTLLFSGWPISFTEENTIWFPSLHDLHIYRCPKLCLPPLPHTSKVSRIHTDCLAYYRPSLNIWKPYELLVFHNLGGVQRLTIRDASCFSFMDLQKLHSLRYITVSRCEETFLRGLDDGVVLHEVQSLELTQFPLTRKSLSDLFKCFPALSRLYVWASSDEDQEEVVLQFPPSSSLRDVHFEGCKNLILPVEQEEGFCGLSSLESVTIIYCDKLFSRWSMGGVASQTQSIIYPLPPCLKKLSLKGKQSTLPMALLANLTSLTSLELFNCKDITANGFDPLITSNLEHLCVYNRRGGEAEPYSVAADVLAAVARTQTMPAGSFQLVSLDVDSISAVLVAPICSRLSATLQRLSFDYDWWTENFTEEQDEALRLLTSLRILWFNGCRALRSLPQGLHRLPSLQELRIWGTQKIRSLPKEGLPDSLRLLDIVHCSPEIYKECQKLRGTRPDIDVNC, encoded by the coding sequence atggaggcggcgAACTGGCTCCTCGGCCAAGTCCTCAACAAGCTCTCCGACGACTTGGTGAAAGCCTACGTGTCCAGCACCGAGCTCGGCCTCGACCTTGACAAGATCGAAAGGGAGATGCTCTACACTAGAGCGCTGCTGGACGAGGTCCAGGGGAGGGACTTCACCAACAAACCTGCCCTGCAGGGGCTGCTCGAGAAGCTCGGCAAGAAGGCCGACGAGGCTGAGGATGCTCTCGACGAGCTACACTACTTCATCATCCTGGATAAGCTGGACGGGACTCAAGAGGCCACTCCGGACTTGGGCGGTGGCCTCGGCGCCAAAGCTCAGCATGCCCGCCATGCTGCTCGCCACACTTCTGGTAACTGCCTCTCATGCTTCTCTTGTTGCCGTTCAAAAGACGATGTTGCTGCTGCCATGTCTGTTGACCACGGTGGCCATGTTGAAAAATTGCCATTCAACCGGGTGGAAATGTCCAACAAAATCAAGCAGCTCATAGAGGAGCTGCACTATAACTGTACTCCTGTCTCTGACTTGCTCAAGATAGTGTCAGGCAGTAACCCTCAGCCACACATGCCTGCCTTCACTAAAAGGCCCGACACAAGCTCTCAAATCACACAGGAGAAGTTGTTTGGGAGGGATGCCATCTTTCAGAAAACTATAGAGGAGATTATCAGTGTGACACAGAGTGGTAAAACATTGTCTGTTCTTCCTATAGTTGGCCCAGGGGGTATTGGAAAGACTACCTTCACCCAGCACTTAGTCAGTGACCTAAGGATTAAAGAATGTTTTCCTGATATTAATGTCTGGATATGTGTATCGACTAATTTTGACGTGCTTAATCTCACCAAAGAGATCCTGAGCTGCCTATCTTCAACTGAAAATGGAGGAAATAAAATACCAAATGAAACTACTGCCAACTTAGACCAGCTTCAGAAATCCATCGCAGAGAGGTTGAAATCCAAAAGGTTTCTACTTGTCTTGGATGACATATGGGAATGTAGCAGTACTGAAGAGTGGGAAAAACTATTAGCTCCATTAAAAAAGGACGAGACCAGTGGTAACATGATTCTTGTCACAACTCGGTTCCCAAAAATTGTAGAAATGGTGACAAAAGGAACTAATCCAATTGACCTCCGTGGTTTGGATCCTGATGAGTTTTGGAAATTCTTCCAAATATGTGCATTTGGTAGGATCCAAGATGAGCATGGTGATCGAGAGTTAATTGGTATTGCAAAACAAATAGCAGATAAGTTGAAATGCTCTCCACTTGCAGCCAAAACAGTTGGTCGGTTATTGATCAAAAAACCCTTTCAGGAACACTGGATGAAAATTCTTGACAACAAAGAGTGGCTAGAAGAAAATCATGACAATGATATTATCCCAGCCTTGAAAATTAGCTATGACTACCTTCCCTTCCATCTGAAAAAATGCTTTTCATGTTTTTCCCTTTTCCCTGACGATTATAAGTTTCAGAAGCTTGAGATTATTTGTTTTTGGGATTCAATAGGCATCATAGACTGTACTAGGAAGAATAAAAAAACTGAGGACATAGGATCAAATTATTTGGATGAATTATTGGATAATGGTTTTCTTATAAAAGGAGATGATAATTTGTACGTAATGCATGATTTACTTCATGATCTTTCAAGGACCGTTTCATTAGAAGAATGTGCCTATATCAGTTGTTCTAGTTTTGACGCAAATGAAATCCCAAAAACTGTTCGTTACCTATCCATTTTCATGCATGATACTCTTATTCAAAATTTTGATGAAGACATGGGTAAATTGAAGGAAAGGATAGACATTAAAAATTTGCGGAGTTTGATGATTTTTGGAGAATACAGTAGGTTACGCCTAGTCAATATTTTAAGGGACACATTTAAGGAAATAAGAGGTCTTCGTGTTCTATCTATATCCGTGAACTCCCATAGTTCCTTGCCACACAACTTTTCAAACCTTGTCCATCTTCGGTACTTAAAACTTATTTCCCCTTATGACTCAGAAGTGTCCTTGCCAAGCACAGTGTCAAGGTTTTATCACTTGAAATTTCTAGATGTTAACCGATGGGGAAGTGGTTGTTCTCTGCCTAAGGACATTAGCCGTCTTGAAAATTTACGCCATTTTGTTGCTTCGGAAAATTTTCATTCCAATGTTCCTGAGGTGGGGAAAATGAAGTTTTTACAAGAATTGAAAGAATTCCATGTCAAGAAAGAGAGTTTTGGCTTTGAGCTAGGAGAGTTGGGGAAACTAGAAGAACTTGGAGGAGTGCTCAATATACATGGGCTTGAAAATGTAACAACCAGGCAAGAAGCTAAAGAAGCCAAACTGATGGCAAAGAGAAATTTAGTTGAGTTGGGATTACTTTGGAATGAGAAGCAAGAGTCCACTGGAGATGATATCCTAGATAGTATCCAGCCACACTCTTATATTAGAAGATTTCGCATTGTAAATCATGGTGGTGTAGTTGGTCCTAGTTGGTTGTGCAGCAACATCATATACATGAAAAACTTGGAGACCCTACATCTAGAGAGCGTGTCATGGGCCAACCTTCCACCTATTGGACAGCTTTATCACCTAAGAAAGCTGAAGCTAAAAAAGATCACTGGGATATCTCATATTGGACCTGACTTCTTCGGTGGCACCACAGAAAAAAGTTTCACACACTTGGAGGAAGTTGAGTTTCATGATTTGCCAGAACTCGTGGAGTGGGTTGGGGGAGCTAACTGTCATCTGTTCTCAAGGCTTGAAAAAATCAGCTGCACGGATTGTCCCATGCTCACTACGCTGCTATTCTCGGGTTGGCCTATTTCTTTTACAGAAGAGAACACCATATGGTTCCCTAGTCTTCATGATCTTCACATTTATAGATGCCCAAAGTTGTGCCTTCCTCCCTTGCCTCACACTTCGAAGGTATCCCGTATTCATACAGACTGCTTGGCTTATTATCGTCCTAGCTTGAACATTTGGAAGCCCTATGAATTATTGGTCTTCCACAATCTTGGTGGTGTACAAAGGTTGACAATTCGGGATGCATCATGCTTCTCATTTATGGATCTTCAAAAGCTACACTCCCTAAGATATATAACGGTCAGTAGATGTGAGGAAACGTTTTTGAGAGGACTGGATGATGGTGTTGTGCTCCACGAAGTCCAATCTCTCGAACTCACACAATTTCCTCTTACCAGAAAATCTTTGTCAGATTTGTTCAAATGTTTCCCAGCTCTTTCTCGTTTGTATGTGTGGGCATCATCAGATGAGGATCAAGAGGAAGTGGTACTGCAGTTTCCACCCTCCAGCTCGCTGAGAGATGTCCACTTCGAAGGGTGTAAGAATCTGATCCTGCCTGTGGAACAAGAGGAAGGATTCTGTGGCCTCTCGTCGCTCGAGTCCGTGACCATAATCTATTGTGACAAGCTATTCTCTCGGTGGTCCATGGGAGGAGTTGCATCTCAGACTCAGAGCATCATCTATCCTCTCCCTCCGTGCCTCAAGAAACTCAGCCTTAAGGGTAAGCAAAGCACGCTGCCGATGGCTCTGCTCGCGAATCTCACATCTCTTACCAGTCTAGAACTATTTAATTGCAAGGATATCACAGCGAATGGGTTCGATCCCCTCATCACATCCAACCTCGAGCATCTGTGTGTGTACAATCGGAGAGGTGGTGAGGCTGAGCCATATTCTGTAGCAGCAGATGTACTTGCAGCGGTGGCAAGGACCCAAACAATGCCCGCCGGTTCCTTCCAACTGGTGAGCCTTGATGTGGACAGCATCTCCGCAGTGCTTGTTGCTCCCATCTGCAGCCGCCTCTCCGCTACCCTCCAGAGGTTATCCTTCGATTATGATTGGTGGACAGAGAACTTCACGGAAGAGCAGGACGAGGCGCTTCGGCTCCTCACGTCTCTCCGAATCCTGTGGTTCAATGGCTGCAGGGCTCTGCGGTCCCTCCCCCAAGGGTTGCATCGCCTTCCTTCTCTCCAGGAATTACGTATCTGGGGGACTCAAAAAATCAGATCGCTGCCCAAGGAGGGCCTCCCCGATTCACTGCGACTGCTAGACATAGTTCATTGCAGTCCCGAGATTTATAAGGAATGCCAGAAATTAAGGGGAACAAGGCCAGATATAGATGTTAATTGCTGA